The following are from one region of the Simiduia agarivorans SA1 = DSM 21679 genome:
- a CDS encoding sugar kinase: MKGIAAIGEVMIELAPLHPPTLRLGYAGDTYNTAIYLARHGVPVSYCTHLGQDRHSDAILAQLAHEQVNTQLISRHPIRLPGLYMINNLPDGEREFSYWRDQSAARLLFSEVQPPVGLFEHAMIYLSGITLAIISPEARAHLFEQLADYRARGGRVAFDSNYRPRLWPDQATAQNTTRQCLQLTDIALLTLDDEQLLWGEADEAISLARLRALGLTELVVKRGAKPALVSEQGGDWQPCPVVKVSNVIDTTAAGDSFNAGYLSARLMSANCATAVRTGALCAGAVIQHKGAIVDRDAYNTSHQDLSQQS; this comes from the coding sequence ATGAAAGGAATTGCCGCCATTGGCGAGGTCATGATTGAACTGGCGCCACTCCATCCGCCCACCCTGCGCCTGGGTTACGCAGGCGATACCTACAATACCGCTATTTACCTCGCCCGCCACGGCGTTCCGGTCAGCTACTGCACGCACCTGGGCCAGGACCGCCACAGCGATGCGATCCTGGCGCAACTCGCGCACGAACAGGTAAACACCCAACTGATCTCCCGGCACCCTATACGACTACCAGGCCTGTACATGATCAACAATCTGCCCGATGGCGAGCGGGAATTCAGCTACTGGCGCGACCAGTCGGCGGCGCGGCTGCTGTTCAGCGAAGTTCAGCCTCCCGTCGGCCTGTTCGAGCACGCCATGATTTACCTTTCTGGCATTACCCTCGCCATCATCAGCCCTGAGGCCCGTGCACATTTATTTGAACAACTGGCCGACTACCGCGCCCGCGGCGGCCGGGTGGCCTTCGACAGTAACTACCGTCCCCGCCTGTGGCCGGATCAGGCGACCGCGCAAAACACCACTCGCCAGTGCCTGCAGCTGACTGATATCGCCTTGCTGACGCTGGATGACGAACAGCTTTTATGGGGAGAGGCAGATGAGGCCATAAGCCTCGCGCGTTTGCGCGCGCTCGGACTCACCGAACTGGTAGTGAAACGCGGGGCCAAGCCCGCGCTGGTGAGCGAACAAGGTGGCGATTGGCAGCCGTGCCCGGTGGTGAAAGTATCAAACGTCATTGACACCACCGCCGCCGGCGACTCATTCAATGCGGGCTATTTGTCTGCGCGCCTGATGTCGGCCAACTGCGCTACAGCCGTGCGGACGGGCGCCCTGTGCGCGGGTGCCGTGATTCAACACAAGGGCGCCATAGTGGATCGCGATGCATATAACACCAGCCACCAGGATCTCAGCCAGCAATCATGA
- a CDS encoding YgjV family protein, translating into MIWLGQLLGLFTFALGIACFYQRDDRKLKLTMLVMNLNNVPHFWLLGAETAALGSALSVLRTGLALRFRGLPLAFGFMGITLALGVPLIQSPHHWLALVGSCIGSYALFCLQGIAMRVAFLLGALFWLGNNIAAGSIGGILLELTLICVNLRTIVRIQNTTPNKQSPEKQLQAGQRV; encoded by the coding sequence ATGATATGGCTGGGTCAACTGCTGGGGCTATTTACCTTTGCCTTGGGAATCGCCTGCTTTTATCAGCGCGACGATCGCAAACTCAAACTCACCATGCTGGTGATGAACCTGAACAATGTGCCGCATTTCTGGTTACTGGGCGCGGAAACCGCAGCACTCGGTTCGGCGTTGTCGGTCTTACGCACAGGCCTGGCCCTGCGCTTTCGTGGCCTGCCATTGGCATTCGGTTTTATGGGCATCACTTTGGCCTTGGGCGTGCCGCTGATTCAATCGCCCCATCACTGGCTCGCGCTGGTAGGCAGCTGCATCGGCAGCTACGCACTGTTTTGCTTACAGGGAATTGCCATGCGCGTGGCGTTTTTACTCGGCGCCCTGTTCTGGCTGGGCAATAATATTGCCGCTGGGTCTATTGGCGGCATATTGCTCGAGCTAACGCTGATCTGCGTTAATCTCCGGACCATCGTGCGGATACAAAACACAACTCCAAACAAGCAATCGCCGGAAAAACAGTTACAAGCCGGCCAAAGAGTCTGA
- a CDS encoding gluconate 5-dehydrogenase: MSELFDLAGKTALVTGATHGLGMAMAMGLGKAGARLVINGASSQTKLDAAVAAYRDAGLQADGLLFDVTDEAQVNDAIARIESDFAPIDVLVNNAGIIKRIPLLEMPLADWQQVINTDLTSVFLVSKAVVPGMIQRGGGKVINICSMMSELGRNSVGAYAAAKGGLKMLTRNMATEWAKHNVQVNGIGPGYFATSQTEPIRVDGHPFNDFIISRTPAGRWGDPEDLQGAAVFLASRASDFVSGQVLYVDGGILATIGKPANE; the protein is encoded by the coding sequence ATGAGTGAGCTGTTTGATCTCGCGGGTAAAACTGCGTTGGTGACCGGTGCCACACATGGGTTGGGCATGGCGATGGCCATGGGTCTGGGCAAGGCCGGTGCGCGTCTGGTAATTAACGGCGCGTCATCCCAAACAAAACTGGATGCCGCTGTCGCAGCTTATCGCGATGCGGGTCTTCAGGCAGACGGACTGTTATTTGATGTCACCGATGAAGCGCAGGTGAATGATGCTATCGCGCGAATTGAGTCAGATTTTGCACCTATCGATGTGCTGGTCAATAACGCCGGTATTATCAAGCGCATCCCGCTATTGGAGATGCCGCTTGCCGATTGGCAGCAGGTGATCAACACAGATCTCACCAGTGTGTTTCTGGTGAGCAAGGCTGTGGTGCCCGGCATGATTCAGCGCGGTGGGGGCAAAGTTATTAATATTTGCTCCATGATGAGCGAGCTGGGGCGTAATTCGGTAGGCGCTTACGCCGCGGCAAAAGGCGGCCTGAAAATGCTGACCCGTAACATGGCGACGGAATGGGCCAAACACAATGTGCAGGTCAATGGTATCGGTCCCGGCTATTTCGCCACTTCGCAAACCGAGCCCATCCGGGTGGATGGTCATCCCTTTAACGATTTCATTATCAGCCGCACACCGGCCGGCCGCTGGGGAGACCCGGAGGATCTGCAAGGCGCCGCTGTGTTTCTCGCTTCGCGCGCTTCAGATTTTGTATCGGGTCAGGTGCTGTACGTGGATGGCGGAATTCTCGCCACCATTGGCAAGCCCGCCAACGAATAA
- the kduI gene encoding 5-dehydro-4-deoxy-D-glucuronate isomerase, protein MSKVNTEERFAVHPDAYERFTMAELRKHFLVADLFQPDSLNLTYTHYDRFVLGGAMPVSGPLELVAPNQFKAAHFLARRELGIINVGGAGRVIVNGESIALDYKEALYIGCGDHTVVFESAFAAEPAKFYLNSTPAHQAFPVRKVSRADADIVQMGSLETSNARAINKLLVNSVLPTCQLQMGMTELQPGSVWNTMPCHTHSRRMEAYFYFEVPEDQAICHFMGPADQTRHLWLANEQAAVSPPWSIHSGAGTSNYVFIWGMAGENLDYGDMDHITPTMLASGGCTHE, encoded by the coding sequence ATGTCCAAGGTAAACACAGAAGAGCGGTTTGCAGTGCACCCCGACGCCTACGAGCGTTTCACCATGGCCGAGCTGCGCAAGCATTTTCTGGTGGCGGACTTATTTCAGCCCGACAGCCTCAACCTGACCTATACCCACTACGACCGTTTTGTGCTGGGCGGAGCTATGCCGGTTTCGGGGCCGTTGGAATTGGTGGCGCCGAATCAGTTCAAAGCGGCACATTTCCTGGCGCGTCGTGAGCTGGGCATCATCAATGTGGGTGGTGCAGGGCGTGTGATTGTGAATGGCGAATCGATTGCGCTGGATTATAAAGAGGCGTTGTACATCGGTTGCGGTGATCACACGGTGGTTTTTGAATCCGCGTTTGCAGCTGAGCCGGCTAAATTCTATCTGAATTCCACGCCGGCGCATCAGGCTTTTCCCGTGCGCAAGGTATCGCGCGCAGACGCCGATATCGTGCAAATGGGCAGCCTGGAAACCAGTAATGCGCGTGCTATCAATAAGCTGTTGGTCAACAGTGTGTTGCCCACCTGCCAGTTGCAGATGGGTATGACGGAGCTTCAGCCCGGCAGTGTGTGGAACACCATGCCGTGCCATACCCATAGTCGCAGAATGGAAGCTTATTTCTATTTTGAAGTGCCGGAAGATCAGGCCATTTGTCACTTTATGGGCCCAGCGGATCAGACCCGCCATTTATGGTTGGCTAATGAGCAGGCGGCGGTGTCGCCACCCTGGTCCATTCACTCGGGCGCGGGAACCAGCAACTATGTGTTCATCTGGGGAATGGCGGGTGAAAACCTCGACTACGGCGATATGGACCACATAACCCCTACCATGCTTGCCAGCGGAGGCTGCACCCATGAGTGA
- a CDS encoding DUF4861 family protein: MRYFLVVALAITLAACGAERTQDQPQKPSQAKAASLAEVRVSNAQLVARNSEILMLDFERLGATQGPLSAWHEGAELPSQLVDRDADGRPDALAVSIDLAAAAQMNFSVAATPSQLTAAARTQAEISRKQGGQWQGKQYQGGEFINVPRLKLPRQYTDHSEYIRYEGPGIESDHIGYRVYLDWRNGFDIFGKRESDLVLQQVGLDGYDSYHQMADWGMDLLKVGQSLGMGGFGYWDGKNVVPVGHTSSREAIIIDKGPLLSSFVIDYGSWQVDGVTTNLRAQFTMTAGSPLVQVKLQLSEPVHPLVIGLVKSEAAPLVQGDDDITGHAYTAVSTWGKQSLAGDDLGMMLVFKNALRTEQTEDDKSWLSVMRAPSGQLEYYFGAIWSGGPAGIADKIAFEAAVAGWSDRLTFAPRVDIVHAGNPTVSVDSLTADTVLSLARDMADTELRTKAWPLRYGGWDPERDRPAKWEYTTGLLAQAFDDLAQAGLGQNYAAAGADLVGSFVAPDGQIHTYKLDSYNIDNINAGKMLLRLYQQTGEPRFATAAAELRKQLATHPKTSNGAFWHKKKYPGQLWLDGVYMGMPFLAQYSLMFEQGASLNEAVHEFDVVNEKLKAANGLLHHAWDEERAQTWADQTTGLSPEFWSRGMGWYAMALVDLLEILPDDKVAERERLTAYLVEFLSAIKPHRSPAGVWYQVMDKPNAPGNYEEASASSMFVYALAKGINLGVLPESYRPYALASYQGVVNQFVSRDPDGDVHINNICQVAGLGFGRDGSYRYYMSEPVVADDIKGLAPFLMASVQISRLLQ, from the coding sequence ATGAGATATTTTCTCGTTGTAGCGCTGGCGATAACTCTGGCTGCTTGTGGGGCTGAGCGCACGCAGGATCAACCGCAAAAACCATCGCAGGCGAAAGCGGCTAGCTTGGCTGAGGTGAGGGTAAGCAACGCCCAATTGGTCGCGCGCAATAGTGAAATACTGATGCTTGATTTTGAGCGTCTGGGCGCAACTCAGGGCCCGCTCTCGGCCTGGCATGAGGGCGCAGAATTACCGTCGCAACTGGTGGATCGCGATGCCGATGGCCGGCCGGATGCGCTGGCGGTAAGCATTGATCTGGCGGCCGCGGCTCAGATGAATTTTTCGGTGGCTGCCACGCCAAGTCAGCTGACGGCGGCAGCACGCACCCAGGCGGAAATTTCCCGCAAGCAGGGCGGCCAATGGCAGGGTAAACAGTATCAGGGTGGTGAGTTTATTAATGTTCCGCGCCTGAAATTGCCGCGACAATATACCGACCATTCCGAATACATCCGTTACGAAGGCCCGGGGATTGAATCCGATCACATCGGCTACCGTGTTTATCTGGATTGGCGCAATGGCTTCGATATTTTTGGCAAGCGCGAATCTGATCTGGTTTTACAACAGGTAGGTCTGGATGGTTATGATTCCTATCACCAGATGGCTGACTGGGGCATGGACCTGTTAAAAGTCGGTCAATCTTTGGGCATGGGTGGCTTTGGTTACTGGGACGGTAAAAACGTTGTGCCGGTGGGCCACACCAGTTCGCGTGAAGCGATCATTATCGACAAGGGCCCGCTGCTTTCCAGTTTTGTTATCGATTATGGTAGTTGGCAGGTTGATGGTGTGACCACAAACCTGCGCGCGCAATTCACCATGACGGCGGGCAGCCCATTGGTGCAGGTGAAGCTGCAATTAAGTGAGCCGGTGCATCCCTTGGTGATTGGCCTGGTTAAATCGGAGGCCGCACCTTTGGTGCAGGGCGATGACGATATCACCGGCCACGCTTATACGGCTGTATCCACCTGGGGCAAGCAAAGCCTGGCGGGTGATGATCTGGGCATGATGTTGGTGTTCAAGAATGCCTTGCGCACTGAACAGACCGAGGACGATAAAAGCTGGCTGAGTGTGATGCGCGCGCCCAGCGGGCAACTGGAATACTATTTTGGTGCCATCTGGTCGGGTGGTCCCGCCGGTATTGCGGATAAAATTGCGTTCGAAGCGGCTGTAGCCGGGTGGAGCGACCGACTCACCTTCGCGCCCCGGGTAGACATTGTGCATGCGGGCAATCCAACGGTTAGCGTAGATAGCTTAACGGCAGATACCGTGCTGTCGCTCGCGCGTGACATGGCCGATACCGAATTGCGCACCAAGGCCTGGCCGCTGCGTTATGGCGGATGGGACCCGGAGCGTGACAGGCCGGCCAAGTGGGAGTACACCACCGGCCTGTTGGCTCAGGCCTTCGACGATCTGGCGCAAGCGGGGCTTGGGCAAAACTATGCGGCTGCAGGCGCTGATCTTGTGGGTTCTTTCGTGGCGCCGGATGGCCAAATACATACCTACAAACTCGACAGTTACAACATCGATAATATCAACGCGGGCAAAATGCTGTTGCGACTGTATCAGCAAACGGGCGAACCACGGTTTGCGACCGCCGCGGCCGAATTGCGCAAACAGCTCGCAACCCATCCGAAAACGTCCAATGGGGCTTTCTGGCACAAGAAAAAGTACCCGGGCCAGCTGTGGTTGGACGGCGTGTATATGGGTATGCCTTTCCTCGCACAATACAGCCTGATGTTTGAGCAGGGTGCCAGCCTCAATGAGGCCGTGCACGAGTTTGATGTGGTGAATGAAAAACTGAAGGCTGCCAACGGTTTATTGCACCACGCCTGGGATGAAGAACGTGCGCAAACCTGGGCCGATCAAACCACCGGACTATCGCCGGAGTTCTGGAGCCGGGGCATGGGGTGGTATGCCATGGCGCTGGTGGATCTGCTTGAGATTCTGCCGGATGACAAGGTGGCAGAACGCGAGCGTTTGACAGCCTATCTGGTGGAATTTCTGTCAGCCATTAAGCCCCACCGTTCGCCGGCTGGTGTTTGGTATCAGGTGATGGATAAGCCGAACGCACCAGGTAACTATGAGGAGGCGTCGGCGTCGTCCATGTTTGTGTACGCCCTGGCTAAGGGCATTAATCTGGGCGTATTACCGGAAAGCTATCGCCCTTATGCGTTAGCGTCCTATCAGGGTGTGGTGAATCAATTTGTGAGTCGCGACCCCGATGGTGATGTGCACATTAACAATATTTGTCAGGTGGCCGGCCTGGGTTTTGGTCGCGATGGTAGTTACCGCTATTACATGAGCGAACCTGTGGTGGCTGATGACATCAAAGGTCTGGCACCGTTTTTAATGGCGAGCGTGCAGATCAGCCGCCTGCTGCAGTAA
- a CDS encoding TonB-dependent receptor — protein sequence MNACKIKPLVAAIALATPALSQSALAQEQGSAVLEEITVTASYRDSLANALNQKRDAVGSRDVIMAEDIADFPDLNLAESLQRIPGVAISRDAGEGRNVSVRGLGPQFTRVRINGMEAMSTTGGTDSSGGANRDRAFDFNTFASELFNSLTVHKTASADIDEGSLGATIDLSTGKPLDYKDDLTFRLSGQAGYNDLAQEVDPRASFLVAGKNGDETIGWSLTGSYSKRNILEEGFSAVRWSSERDFASCSACADQAEFDAVNDGIYPRIPRYGVLSHEQERFGLTGSLQFRPTDRTDISVDYLMSNFDATRSEEFVEVSIKENGNANQMDVVDYELDSNNTLTYMALSDFDTRIENRYDELNTKFQQLSVSASHEFSDNFRVSGLLGTSNSAFDNPIQTTIIYDAFDAPDTFTYDARSDSKMVDLSWGNFDLTNPDNFEYTNFRDRPNSVDNSFDTAQFNLTYDISDVWSVDAGVSYKQYNFEVTESRRDNRVSAVTSDGQDLPVGDMYTLTSLNGITWITPDVAAAAAAVDLYNQPLSLRSQDDRAVKEKDTGFYVQVNWDSEVAGMPLRGNFGVRQVTTSLESTGNTSIGGELQKVTVDRDYSDTLPSLNVVLSPVEDVNLRLSYAKVMARPGLGDLTPGGSVDQFNGVVKYGNPNLDPFRADAFDLSAEWYYDDEALVALAYFKKKIDSFVVSTSDAGVPWSSTGLPNSILDPNGQYGANDLWQVDGKGNGKGGDLDGFEVIWQQPLFNDFGVVANYTYVDSAVEYGEDSDGNIIVDDLQGLSRNTYNLTFYYETEKFGARISWAKRDDYLTRVPGRNGNDIEGTIGTQNVDMALNYNFSEQLKFTFEGINLTDEYNHQYVDSSIRSSVYHHTGRQFYLGASYAF from the coding sequence ATGAACGCCTGCAAAATCAAGCCGCTGGTAGCGGCCATAGCGTTGGCAACCCCTGCGCTATCACAGTCCGCCCTGGCTCAAGAGCAAGGCTCGGCGGTACTGGAAGAGATCACAGTAACTGCCAGCTATCGCGACAGTCTGGCCAATGCACTCAATCAGAAGCGCGATGCCGTTGGATCACGCGACGTGATCATGGCGGAAGACATTGCCGACTTTCCGGATCTGAACCTGGCGGAATCGCTCCAGCGGATTCCGGGCGTGGCCATTTCGCGCGACGCCGGTGAAGGTCGCAACGTATCCGTGCGGGGTCTTGGCCCGCAGTTTACCCGCGTACGCATCAACGGTATGGAGGCCATGTCTACCACCGGTGGTACCGACTCCTCGGGTGGTGCCAACCGCGACCGCGCGTTTGACTTCAATACCTTTGCCTCAGAGCTGTTTAATAGTCTGACTGTGCACAAAACCGCATCGGCCGATATCGATGAGGGTTCATTGGGCGCGACCATTGATCTGTCTACCGGCAAGCCGTTGGACTACAAAGATGATCTGACATTCCGTCTGTCGGGCCAGGCTGGTTACAACGATCTGGCGCAGGAAGTTGATCCGCGCGCGTCTTTCCTGGTGGCGGGTAAAAATGGTGATGAAACGATCGGCTGGTCGCTCACCGGTTCTTACTCCAAGCGCAACATTCTGGAAGAAGGTTTCAGTGCTGTTCGCTGGTCGTCAGAGCGAGATTTCGCCAGCTGCTCCGCCTGTGCCGATCAGGCCGAGTTTGATGCTGTTAACGATGGTATCTACCCACGGATTCCGCGTTACGGTGTTTTATCCCATGAGCAAGAGCGCTTCGGTCTCACCGGCTCGCTGCAGTTCCGACCGACCGACCGTACGGATATTTCGGTGGATTATCTGATGTCCAACTTTGATGCGACCCGCTCGGAAGAGTTTGTGGAAGTGAGCATCAAGGAAAATGGCAACGCTAACCAGATGGATGTGGTCGACTATGAGTTGGATTCGAACAACACGCTGACTTACATGGCATTGTCTGACTTCGATACCCGTATTGAAAATCGCTACGATGAGCTGAACACCAAGTTCCAGCAGCTGTCGGTATCCGCCAGTCACGAGTTCAGCGATAACTTCCGCGTCAGTGGTTTGTTGGGGACTTCAAATTCAGCGTTCGATAACCCGATCCAGACCACCATTATTTATGATGCGTTTGATGCGCCAGATACCTTCACCTACGACGCGCGCAGCGACAGCAAGATGGTTGATCTGAGCTGGGGCAACTTTGACCTCACTAACCCGGATAACTTTGAATACACCAACTTCCGTGATCGCCCGAACAGTGTGGATAATTCGTTTGACACCGCGCAGTTCAATCTGACCTACGATATCAGCGATGTCTGGTCGGTGGATGCGGGTGTTTCGTACAAGCAGTACAATTTTGAAGTGACTGAATCACGCCGCGATAACCGGGTCAGTGCAGTGACCAGCGATGGCCAGGATCTGCCGGTGGGTGATATGTATACCCTCACCAGCCTGAACGGCATCACCTGGATCACACCAGATGTTGCCGCCGCAGCAGCCGCTGTGGATCTGTACAATCAACCGCTCAGCCTGCGCAGTCAGGATGATCGTGCGGTGAAGGAAAAAGACACCGGTTTCTATGTGCAAGTGAACTGGGATTCGGAAGTGGCAGGCATGCCATTGCGCGGTAATTTCGGTGTGCGCCAGGTTACCACCTCACTGGAATCTACGGGCAACACCTCAATCGGTGGTGAGCTTCAGAAGGTGACTGTGGATCGTGATTACTCCGATACTCTGCCGTCTCTGAACGTGGTCTTGTCTCCGGTGGAAGACGTAAATCTCCGTCTGTCCTACGCCAAAGTCATGGCGCGACCCGGCCTGGGCGATCTGACACCCGGCGGCTCTGTGGATCAATTTAACGGCGTGGTTAAATATGGTAATCCGAACCTCGACCCCTTCCGTGCTGATGCGTTTGATCTGTCGGCGGAATGGTACTACGACGATGAGGCCCTGGTTGCATTGGCTTACTTCAAAAAGAAAATTGATTCTTTTGTGGTGAGCACTTCCGATGCGGGCGTGCCCTGGTCGTCCACTGGCTTGCCAAACTCCATCCTGGATCCGAACGGCCAATACGGCGCCAATGATCTTTGGCAGGTTGACGGCAAAGGCAATGGCAAAGGCGGCGATCTCGACGGCTTCGAAGTGATCTGGCAGCAGCCGCTGTTTAATGATTTTGGTGTAGTAGCAAACTACACCTATGTGGACTCGGCGGTTGAATACGGCGAAGACAGCGATGGCAACATCATTGTTGATGATCTGCAAGGCTTGTCCCGCAATACCTATAACCTGACGTTCTACTATGAGACCGAAAAGTTCGGTGCCCGCATCTCCTGGGCCAAGCGTGATGATTATCTGACCCGCGTGCCCGGCCGCAATGGCAACGACATTGAAGGTACTATCGGTACCCAGAATGTGGATATGGCTCTCAACTATAATTTCTCCGAGCAGCTCAAGTTCACTTTCGAAGGTATCAACCTGACCGATGAATACAACCACCAGTATGTGGATTCCTCTATCCGCAGCTCGGTTTATCATCACACCGGTCGTCAGTTCTATCTGGGTGCGTCTTACGCATTCTGA
- a CDS encoding glycoside hydrolase family 28 protein, translated as MLPRRQFLQLSIAGSAGALLACSAREPGAVKSPIADDWQLADQIVQSIREVQIPERDFVVEDFGAVADSDEDATRAIADAIAAAHAAGGGRVVCAKGVYQTAAIHLKSNVELHVAEGATLSFVTDPSRYLPAVFTRWEGMEMMGYSPLIYAYGQQNIAVTGGGVLDGNANDQTWWPWKGAHKERHWDLIEGEDQRPARDALQADVLAGVDPRERHYAEGSFLRPAFVQFYACNQVKIEGVTLVNSPFWLLHPVLCESVVVRGVTCRSHGPNNDGCDPESCKNVLIEQCVFDTGDDCIALKSGRNEDGRRVGVAVENVVVRHCEMRDGHGGLVLGSEISGGARNIFMEHCSMNSPHLERALRFKTNARRGGVIEKVRVRHVHIQQAQEALVVNFHYEEGEAGEHMPTVRDILVEDLRCDQVERVFHLRGFAHNPVGAITLRRAQFGRVAKADIIEHAPDLTLEQVVR; from the coding sequence ATGCTGCCCCGACGTCAATTTCTGCAACTGTCCATCGCAGGTTCAGCCGGCGCCCTGTTGGCCTGCTCCGCGCGGGAGCCGGGTGCTGTCAAATCACCAATAGCGGATGATTGGCAACTGGCGGATCAGATAGTGCAGTCCATACGCGAAGTGCAGATTCCCGAGCGCGATTTTGTGGTGGAGGATTTTGGTGCGGTGGCCGATTCCGACGAGGATGCCACTCGGGCCATTGCCGATGCCATTGCCGCTGCTCATGCGGCCGGCGGCGGGCGCGTGGTGTGCGCCAAGGGGGTTTATCAGACCGCGGCTATTCATCTCAAATCCAACGTGGAGTTGCACGTGGCGGAAGGGGCGACGCTGTCTTTTGTCACCGACCCGTCGCGCTACCTGCCCGCCGTGTTTACCCGCTGGGAGGGCATGGAGATGATGGGCTATTCGCCACTGATTTATGCCTATGGCCAGCAGAATATTGCTGTCACCGGCGGCGGCGTGCTGGATGGCAATGCCAATGACCAGACCTGGTGGCCCTGGAAGGGCGCGCACAAAGAACGGCATTGGGATCTGATTGAGGGTGAAGATCAGCGCCCGGCGCGCGATGCATTGCAGGCCGATGTGCTGGCGGGCGTGGACCCGCGTGAACGTCACTATGCCGAGGGCAGCTTCCTGCGGCCCGCCTTCGTACAGTTCTATGCCTGTAACCAGGTCAAAATTGAAGGCGTGACGCTGGTCAATTCGCCCTTCTGGTTGCTGCATCCGGTGTTGTGTGAAAGCGTAGTGGTGCGCGGCGTGACTTGTCGCAGCCACGGCCCCAACAACGATGGCTGTGACCCGGAGTCCTGTAAAAACGTGCTAATCGAACAATGCGTGTTCGACACAGGTGATGACTGTATTGCACTCAAAAGCGGCCGCAATGAGGACGGCCGCCGGGTGGGGGTGGCGGTGGAAAATGTGGTGGTGCGCCATTGCGAAATGCGGGATGGCCACGGCGGGTTGGTGCTGGGCAGCGAAATCTCCGGCGGCGCCCGCAACATTTTCATGGAACATTGCAGCATGAACAGCCCGCATCTGGAACGTGCGCTGCGGTTCAAAACCAATGCCCGGCGCGGTGGTGTTATCGAGAAAGTGCGCGTGCGTCACGTTCACATTCAGCAGGCGCAGGAAGCGCTGGTGGTGAATTTTCATTACGAAGAAGGCGAGGCGGGTGAGCATATGCCCACCGTGCGCGATATTCTGGTGGAGGATCTTCGCTGTGATCAGGTGGAGCGGGTGTTTCATTTGCGTGGCTTTGCCCACAACCCGGTGGGTGCCATTACCCTCAGGCGCGCACAGTTTGGTCGGGTGGCAAAAGCCGACATCATCGAGCATGCACCGGATCTGACGCTGGAGCAGGTGGTGCGTTGA